The following are encoded together in the Salinibacterium sp. UTAS2018 genome:
- a CDS encoding ABC transporter substrate-binding protein: MQDAPHDTATLDELTRALDLHMLRILVAIQETGSVSAAARRLGFSQPAITQHLKRSEARLSIALVARTPRGMELTEAGTLLARHAPRIDAAVTAAASDLTAHLGLDRGSVRLAAFPAAVASIIAPLLSRLAREFPGIHVEFSEAEPDAALSAVADGRADIALDYRYTSDHSVASSSHTSADGLRSRFLLSENVLAIVPRAVADQLGATASVSALLPFTWVGGPATCTEQLVAVATGLGEKPTLRHDVTTTGAALALVASGIGVTFLSELAIATTTLPDGVVALELQPKLRRRIYATTLDDSADTPSIAVALRLLAMREVARKTSSDRAALSQHSHLQRAKFASSPFTPPVTLTERHELRMRSTNSTLAKGARASTVAVAASALLLAGCATSSTPTGDGNIDTITVALPGSLSSLYVGAESGILNYYIASITQEGLVSIDADGALQPGLAESWDQPDDVTYVYELRDDAQFQDGTPVTADDVVFSLEQARDETSSPGLSYYLGGVDTVEKTGDLEVTITLSAPDSAFAANMSTGGAAFITSQKFWEENDGEVGTSSALLLGSGPYKVTEFVPDSHVNFERVDTWWGDLPEVKNINVKFIPDEGTRLLAAQSGDIDVAFNVPLAQSTQWEDLDNMRVDYVNDLSYVGMYFNTALEPFNDPKVREAFAHSVDRTTIVDKLLRGHGEVATAIATPESLGSVYSADDARDLLASIPQYDFDLDAAAAALAASDHPDGFETDILFPSTGPQLGTAAQSLAENLSKIGITLNVREVPIEEWLASLEQDSSYGVGLMWYFSTLGDPAEVSTYMLGDYNISNYENPEVLSLFERVGAETDPSARIDLLIEAETLQAEDVISVPLWWGQSATAFSKDIDMSSYSSFAFISAWPTLLTPAG, translated from the coding sequence ATGCAGGACGCACCGCACGACACCGCCACCCTTGACGAACTGACGCGCGCTCTCGACCTTCACATGCTGCGCATTCTCGTTGCCATTCAAGAAACGGGCAGCGTCTCCGCGGCCGCTCGGCGACTCGGTTTCAGCCAGCCCGCCATCACCCAGCACCTCAAGCGCAGCGAAGCCCGACTGAGTATCGCCCTCGTCGCCCGCACACCACGAGGCATGGAACTCACCGAAGCCGGCACCCTGCTCGCCCGCCACGCTCCCCGCATCGACGCCGCCGTCACCGCCGCAGCGAGCGATCTCACCGCTCACCTCGGGCTCGACCGCGGCTCTGTGCGTCTCGCCGCTTTCCCCGCCGCCGTCGCCAGCATCATCGCGCCACTGCTCTCGCGCCTCGCTCGCGAGTTTCCGGGCATCCACGTCGAATTCAGCGAAGCCGAACCGGATGCCGCCCTCAGCGCCGTCGCCGATGGCCGTGCCGATATCGCCCTCGACTATCGCTACACGAGCGATCACTCGGTGGCATCGAGCTCGCACACGAGCGCCGATGGCCTTCGCTCGCGCTTCTTGCTCTCTGAAAATGTGCTCGCGATCGTTCCCCGTGCCGTTGCCGACCAGCTCGGCGCCACGGCGAGCGTCAGTGCTCTGCTCCCCTTCACGTGGGTCGGTGGCCCCGCTACCTGCACCGAGCAGCTCGTCGCCGTCGCGACCGGGCTGGGCGAAAAACCCACCCTGCGGCACGACGTGACGACCACCGGCGCAGCACTCGCGCTTGTGGCATCCGGAATCGGCGTGACGTTTTTGTCCGAACTCGCCATTGCCACCACTACCCTCCCCGACGGCGTTGTCGCCCTCGAGTTGCAGCCCAAACTTCGTCGACGCATCTATGCGACAACGCTCGACGACTCCGCCGACACTCCGAGCATCGCCGTAGCCCTCCGGCTGCTCGCCATGCGCGAGGTGGCCCGGAAAACCAGCAGTGATCGCGCGGCACTGTCACAGCACTCGCACCTCCAACGCGCGAAATTTGCATCCTCTCCTTTTACACCTCCTGTAACGCTCACCGAAAGGCACGAACTTCGCATGAGATCGACTAACTCCACCCTGGCTAAGGGGGCTCGAGCGTCAACCGTCGCCGTGGCCGCCTCCGCCCTGCTGCTCGCTGGCTGCGCCACGTCGAGCACTCCGACCGGCGACGGCAACATCGACACCATCACGGTTGCACTGCCCGGCTCCCTCTCGAGCCTCTATGTGGGCGCGGAGAGCGGCATCCTGAACTATTACATCGCCTCCATCACTCAAGAAGGCCTCGTCTCAATCGATGCCGACGGCGCCCTGCAGCCCGGCCTCGCCGAGTCGTGGGACCAGCCGGATGACGTGACTTACGTCTACGAACTGCGCGACGATGCTCAGTTCCAAGACGGCACCCCGGTCACCGCCGACGACGTCGTGTTCAGCCTCGAGCAGGCGCGCGACGAGACCAGCTCGCCCGGCCTCTCGTACTACTTGGGTGGCGTCGACACGGTAGAGAAGACCGGTGACCTTGAGGTCACCATCACGCTCTCCGCTCCCGACTCGGCCTTCGCGGCCAACATGAGCACGGGTGGCGCCGCCTTCATCACGTCGCAGAAATTCTGGGAAGAGAACGACGGCGAAGTCGGCACCAGCAGCGCGCTGCTGCTCGGTTCAGGCCCCTACAAGGTCACCGAGTTCGTTCCCGACTCGCACGTGAACTTTGAACGCGTCGACACCTGGTGGGGCGACCTTCCCGAGGTGAAGAACATCAACGTGAAGTTCATTCCGGATGAGGGCACTCGCCTTCTTGCCGCCCAGTCTGGCGACATCGACGTGGCCTTCAACGTTCCCCTCGCGCAGTCGACCCAGTGGGAAGACCTCGACAACATGCGTGTCGACTACGTCAACGACCTCTCTTACGTCGGCATGTACTTCAACACCGCCCTCGAGCCGTTCAACGACCCGAAGGTGCGCGAGGCCTTCGCCCACAGTGTTGACCGCACCACGATCGTCGACAAGCTGCTGCGCGGCCACGGCGAAGTAGCCACCGCTATCGCCACCCCCGAATCGCTCGGCAGCGTCTACAGCGCCGACGACGCTCGTGACCTGCTCGCGAGCATCCCGCAGTACGACTTCGACCTTGACGCCGCAGCGGCAGCACTGGCAGCCTCCGATCACCCGGATGGCTTCGAAACCGACATCCTGTTCCCCTCCACGGGACCGCAGCTCGGTACCGCCGCTCAGTCGCTCGCCGAGAACCTCTCCAAGATCGGCATCACGCTGAACGTTCGTGAAGTTCCCATCGAGGAATGGCTCGCCAGCCTCGAGCAAGACAGCAGCTACGGCGTTGGCCTCATGTGGTACTTCTCCACGCTGGGTGACCCCGCCGAAGTTTCGACCTACATGCTCGGTGACTACAACATCTCGAACTACGAGAACCCCGAAGTTCTCTCGCTGTTCGAACGTGTGGGCGCCGAGACCGACCCGAGCGCCCGCATCGACCTCCTCATCGAGGCCGAAACGCTGCAGGCAGAAGACGTCATCAGCGTTCCGCTCTGGTGGGGACAATCCGCCACCGCGTTCTCGAAGGACATCGACATGAGCAGCTACAGCTCATTCGCGTTCATCTCCGCGTGGCCGACCCTGCTCACCCCCGCTGGATAA
- a CDS encoding ABC transporter ATP-binding protein gives MTQTHVTNGAAAGTSATAQVTVTGLSIDGPAGVVVEPFDFSIAPGETLALIGESGSGKTLSAKAIAGLLPAGFTARGTIELTSATIELPATDAIWRATRGRRISLLLQDPFTSLSPVHRCGAQIAMTIQAASATRLSKAECAALVTQSLAEVNLPADVARAYPHELSGGMRQRVAIAAALATDPELLIADEPTTALDASNQGEILDLLRGLQEKRGMAALLISHDLGMVRGRAEHVLVMRHGEIVERGVTSSVLNAPSHPYTRALIEADPSLTDRSARNGRTTSGASASADPSGVGDLVVATDVTKSFGDKTVLHGVSVTVGRGETVGIVGESGSGKTTIARCIAGLEHESSGVIAFDGVALAPGRASRAPQQMQIVFQDPYSSLNPMINIGRSLKLALRVAGRPASDLNGLLKLVELPPEFARKRPAELSGGQRQRVAIARALAVQPELLICDESVSALDVSVQKQILDLLAKLRVDLGLSILFISHDLAVVRQLADRVYVLRHGEVVESGECHDVLTAPTHPYTQALVAASIHEAPTH, from the coding sequence ATGACCCAGACCCACGTGACGAACGGCGCTGCCGCCGGCACCTCCGCGACCGCGCAAGTGACCGTGACCGGCCTCTCCATCGATGGGCCAGCCGGCGTCGTTGTCGAACCGTTCGACTTTTCGATAGCGCCCGGCGAAACCCTCGCCCTCATCGGCGAATCGGGTTCGGGCAAGACGCTCTCGGCCAAAGCAATCGCCGGGCTGTTGCCTGCCGGGTTCACGGCTCGCGGAACCATCGAGCTCACGAGCGCCACGATCGAGCTGCCGGCCACGGATGCCATCTGGCGTGCCACCCGCGGTCGCCGCATCTCGCTACTGCTGCAGGATCCCTTCACGAGCCTGAGCCCCGTGCACCGCTGCGGCGCCCAAATCGCGATGACGATTCAGGCTGCGAGCGCGACTCGCCTCAGCAAGGCGGAGTGCGCCGCACTGGTCACGCAGAGTCTTGCCGAAGTGAATCTGCCCGCGGATGTCGCCCGCGCCTACCCGCACGAACTCTCCGGCGGAATGCGTCAACGGGTTGCCATCGCGGCGGCCCTCGCCACCGACCCCGAACTGCTTATCGCTGACGAGCCGACTACGGCCCTCGACGCGAGCAACCAGGGCGAGATTCTCGACCTGCTTCGCGGGCTGCAAGAAAAGCGCGGCATGGCCGCCCTGCTCATCTCGCACGACCTCGGCATGGTGCGCGGGCGCGCCGAGCACGTGCTCGTGATGCGCCACGGCGAGATTGTGGAGCGCGGGGTGACGAGCTCCGTGCTCAATGCCCCAAGCCACCCGTACACTCGGGCGCTGATCGAAGCCGACCCCTCGCTCACCGATCGCTCAGCTCGGAACGGACGTACGACATCCGGGGCAAGCGCCTCCGCTGACCCCTCGGGCGTCGGCGACCTCGTTGTCGCGACCGACGTCACCAAGAGCTTCGGCGACAAGACCGTGCTGCACGGTGTGAGCGTCACCGTCGGCCGCGGCGAAACCGTCGGCATTGTCGGCGAGAGCGGCTCGGGCAAAACCACGATCGCGCGGTGCATCGCCGGGCTTGAGCACGAGTCGAGCGGCGTGATCGCGTTCGACGGTGTCGCCCTCGCTCCGGGCCGCGCTTCTCGCGCACCCCAGCAGATGCAGATCGTGTTCCAGGATCCGTACTCCTCGCTGAACCCGATGATCAATATCGGGCGTTCGCTGAAGTTGGCGCTGCGGGTGGCCGGGCGTCCGGCATCCGACCTCAATGGCCTGCTGAAGCTCGTGGAGTTGCCGCCCGAGTTCGCTCGCAAGCGACCGGCCGAGCTCTCGGGCGGCCAGCGTCAGCGCGTGGCGATAGCTCGAGCCCTGGCAGTGCAACCCGAATTGTTGATTTGCGACGAATCAGTGTCTGCACTCGATGTGTCGGTGCAGAAACAGATTCTCGATCTGCTCGCGAAACTGCGTGTCGATCTCGGCCTCTCGATCCTGTTCATCTCCCACGACCTCGCGGTGGTGCGCCAGCTTGCCGACCGCGTCTACGTGCTGCGTCACGGCGAGGTCGTCGAGTCCGGCGAGTGCCACGACGTGCTCACCGCCCCAACACATCCCTACACCCAGGCGCTCGTCGCAGCGTCGATTCACGAAGCACCCACTCACTAA
- a CDS encoding ATP-dependent Clp protease ATP-binding subunit, whose amino-acid sequence MFERFTDRARRVVVLAQEEAKMLNHNYIGTEHILLGLIHEGEGVAAKALESLGISLDSVREQVQDIIGQGQQQPTGHIPFTPRAKKVLELSLREALQLGHNYIGTEHILLGLIREGEGVAAQVLVKLGADLNKVRQQVIQLLGSFQGKEAVAVGGNDAAPDKGSQVLDQFGRNLTQAARDGKLDPVIGREKEMERVMQILSRRTKNNPVLIGEPGVGKTAVVEGLANAIVAGDVPETLKDKQLYSLDLGSLIAGSRYRGDFEERLKKVTKEIRTRGDIIVFIDEIHSLVGAGAAEGAIDAASILKPLLARGELQTIGATTLDEYRKHFEKDAALERRFQSVQVHEPNLPHTINILKGLRDKYESFHKVSITDGAIVAAANLADRYVADRFLPDKAIDLLDEAGARLRLSILSAPPELREFDDKIADVRSRKEGAIEDQDFEKAASLRDEEKKLLGERLRLEKQWKSGDVGASGIVDEGLIAEVLAAATGIPVFKLTEEESSRLIFMEKALHMRVIGQEEAVSVLSKTIRRTRAGLKDPNRPSGSFIFAGPTGVGKTELAKALAEFLFDDENALISLDMSEYGEKHTVSRLFGAPPGFVGFEEGGQLTEKVRRKPFSVVLFDEIEKAHPDIFNSLLQILEEGRLTDGQGRVVDFKNTVIIMTTNLGTKDITAGPMGFQVEGDSATSYDRMRGKVVEELKKHFKPEFLNRVDETIVFPQLNKPELLQIVDLFIKRLSERMMDRDLTVEITAPAKERLIEVGFDPALGARPLRRAVQHEVEDALSEKILHGELNAGDHVHVDFVDNKFVFVTSRQPGLPEKEPAEVEA is encoded by the coding sequence ATGTTTGAGAGATTTACCGACCGCGCCCGTCGTGTAGTCGTTTTGGCCCAAGAAGAGGCCAAGATGCTCAACCACAACTACATCGGCACTGAGCACATTTTGCTGGGCCTCATCCACGAGGGTGAAGGCGTTGCCGCTAAGGCGCTTGAGTCTTTGGGTATTTCGCTCGACTCCGTGCGCGAGCAAGTGCAAGACATTATTGGCCAGGGTCAGCAGCAGCCGACCGGCCACATCCCCTTTACGCCGCGTGCCAAGAAGGTACTTGAACTGAGCTTGCGCGAAGCGCTGCAGCTCGGTCACAACTACATCGGCACCGAGCACATTCTGCTTGGCCTCATCCGCGAGGGTGAAGGCGTTGCCGCTCAGGTTCTCGTGAAGCTCGGCGCTGACCTCAACAAGGTGCGCCAGCAGGTCATCCAGCTGCTCGGTAGCTTCCAGGGCAAGGAAGCCGTTGCCGTTGGTGGCAACGATGCTGCGCCCGACAAGGGATCGCAGGTTCTTGACCAGTTCGGCCGCAACCTCACTCAGGCGGCTCGCGATGGCAAGCTCGACCCCGTAATTGGTCGCGAGAAGGAGATGGAACGCGTTATGCAGATCCTCTCCCGCCGCACCAAGAACAACCCCGTCCTCATCGGTGAACCCGGTGTCGGTAAGACTGCTGTTGTTGAAGGCCTCGCCAACGCGATCGTTGCTGGCGACGTTCCTGAAACGCTGAAAGACAAGCAGCTCTACTCGCTCGACCTCGGAAGCCTCATTGCCGGTAGCCGCTACCGCGGTGACTTCGAAGAGCGCCTCAAGAAGGTCACCAAGGAGATCCGTACCCGCGGCGACATCATCGTCTTCATCGACGAGATCCACAGCCTCGTCGGTGCCGGCGCTGCTGAAGGTGCCATCGACGCAGCCTCCATCCTCAAGCCGCTTCTGGCTCGTGGCGAGCTGCAGACCATTGGTGCAACGACCCTCGACGAGTACCGCAAGCACTTTGAGAAGGATGCCGCGCTTGAGCGCCGCTTCCAGTCCGTGCAGGTGCACGAACCTAACCTGCCGCACACCATCAACATCCTCAAGGGACTGCGCGACAAGTACGAGTCGTTCCACAAGGTATCCATCACCGACGGTGCCATCGTTGCCGCAGCAAACCTCGCCGACCGATACGTCGCCGACCGCTTCCTGCCCGACAAGGCCATCGACCTGCTCGACGAAGCCGGCGCACGCCTGCGACTGTCGATCCTGTCGGCACCTCCCGAGCTGCGCGAATTCGACGACAAGATCGCCGACGTTCGCTCGCGCAAGGAAGGCGCCATCGAAGACCAAGACTTCGAGAAGGCCGCTAGCCTGCGCGACGAAGAGAAGAAGCTGCTCGGAGAGCGTCTTCGCCTCGAGAAGCAGTGGAAGTCGGGCGACGTCGGCGCGAGCGGAATCGTGGATGAAGGTCTGATTGCCGAAGTTTTGGCAGCAGCAACCGGCATCCCCGTCTTCAAGCTCACCGAAGAAGAGTCCAGCCGCCTTATCTTCATGGAGAAGGCACTCCACATGCGCGTCATTGGTCAGGAGGAAGCCGTCTCGGTTCTCTCCAAGACCATCCGTCGCACGCGTGCAGGCCTCAAGGACCCCAACCGTCCCAGTGGTTCGTTCATTTTTGCCGGTCCGACCGGTGTCGGAAAGACCGAGCTTGCCAAGGCGCTCGCGGAGTTCCTCTTTGATGACGAGAACGCCCTCATTTCGCTCGACATGAGTGAGTACGGCGAAAAGCACACCGTGTCGCGCCTGTTTGGTGCCCCTCCCGGATTCGTAGGATTCGAAGAGGGTGGCCAGCTCACCGAGAAGGTGCGCCGCAAGCCGTTCAGCGTTGTGCTTTTCGACGAAATCGAGAAGGCTCACCCCGACATCTTCAACTCGCTCCTGCAGATCCTCGAAGAGGGTCGCTTGACCGACGGCCAGGGTCGCGTGGTGGACTTCAAGAACACCGTCATCATCATGACCACCAACTTGGGAACCAAGGACATCACCGCTGGCCCCATGGGCTTCCAAGTGGAAGGTGACTCGGCAACGAGCTACGACCGCATGCGCGGCAAGGTCGTTGAAGAACTCAAGAAGCACTTCAAGCCTGAGTTTCTCAACCGTGTTGACGAGACCATCGTCTTCCCGCAGCTCAACAAGCCTGAATTGCTGCAGATCGTTGACCTCTTCATCAAGCGTCTCTCTGAGCGCATGATGGATCGCGACCTCACCGTCGAGATCACTGCCCCCGCCAAGGAGCGCCTCATCGAAGTCGGGTTCGACCCCGCCCTCGGTGCCCGACCGCTTCGCCGCGCAGTGCAGCACGAAGTGGAAGACGCGCTAAGCGAGAAGATTCTCCACGGCGAGCTCAACGCCGGTGACCACGTGCACGTTGACTTCGTTGACAACAAGTTCGTGTTCGTCACGAGCCGCCAGCCCGGTCTCCCCGAAAAGGAGCCGGCCGAGGTCGAGGCCTAA
- a CDS encoding ABC transporter permease, translating into MSSTEAIVLAKLPRSRRRHPAAVWLSLALLGIVAFLVLFGNLIAPDATAQSILDSLLPPGSPGHLLGTDELGRDVLALTIAGAASALVGPVCVALGSMVLGILLGTVSGYLRGPIDFIIGRWTDLLFSLPLLLAAIVVAGVFGAGYWMTVLLLILLFSPSDIRIVRAGVMEQAARPFVEAAQMLSLSKTRIMFTQVLPNVSSLIITNSMLNVAFALVAFSSLSFLGVGVAPGTADWGRQLTDGRAIMIDNPAAVLVPALLIIGVASAANLVGDWLGQRLTRTGRS; encoded by the coding sequence GTGAGCAGCACCGAAGCTATCGTTCTCGCTAAACTTCCCCGCTCGCGCCGCCGGCATCCGGCGGCCGTCTGGTTGTCGCTCGCCCTGCTCGGCATCGTCGCCTTTTTGGTGCTCTTCGGCAACCTGATTGCCCCGGATGCAACAGCCCAGTCGATTCTCGATTCTTTGCTGCCCCCGGGCAGTCCAGGTCACCTTCTCGGCACCGACGAACTCGGTCGCGACGTGCTGGCTCTGACGATCGCGGGAGCGGCATCCGCCCTCGTTGGTCCGGTGTGTGTTGCGCTCGGATCGATGGTGCTCGGGATTCTGCTCGGCACGGTCTCTGGCTACCTTCGTGGGCCGATCGACTTCATCATTGGCCGCTGGACCGACCTGCTGTTCTCGCTGCCGCTGCTGCTAGCCGCGATCGTGGTCGCCGGCGTCTTTGGCGCTGGCTACTGGATGACCGTGCTGCTGCTCATTCTGCTGTTCTCGCCCTCGGACATCCGCATTGTGCGCGCCGGAGTCATGGAGCAGGCCGCACGGCCGTTCGTAGAGGCAGCCCAAATGCTGTCGCTTTCGAAGACGCGCATCATGTTCACGCAGGTGCTGCCGAACGTCTCGTCACTCATCATTACCAACTCGATGCTCAACGTGGCCTTCGCGCTCGTCGCCTTCTCGTCGCTCTCGTTCTTGGGTGTCGGCGTCGCTCCGGGAACTGCCGACTGGGGGCGCCAGCTCACCGACGGTCGCGCAATCATGATCGACAATCCTGCTGCTGTGCTCGTGCCAGCACTGCTCATCATCGGTGTCGCCTCGGCGGCAAACCTTGTGGGCGACTGGCTCGGCCAACGCTTGACCCGGACGGGACGCTCATGA
- a CDS encoding ABC transporter permease, whose translation MTTTPIARASQARSLGRMLVVRVLGTLAILLVLSIIVFSMLHLAPGDIVKNLLGNRASSPEAIAAIRAQYNLDQPLYMQYLIWLGNALTGDFGQSIRLQDSVSNVIGSRLGITAALSGLAFLLALVVAVPLGVQSAVRSGSWIDRFATGFGIVGLSAPTFAVGLLLLYVFAFYVPIFPVYGAGDGGLDTLWHLVLPAITLALGLGAIILKLTRTAMLRELETDYVTFGRARGLPDRQVHLIALRNAAIPIVTGASLVLTFLVGGTVLAETTFALPGLGTLLQGSVLFKDIAVVQALTLLVAVTIAIIALLADLAYIFLDPRIRAKESAQ comes from the coding sequence GTGACAACCACCCCGATTGCACGCGCATCACAAGCTCGGTCCCTGGGCCGCATGCTTGTGGTGCGCGTGCTCGGCACCCTCGCAATTCTGTTGGTGCTCTCCATCATCGTGTTCTCGATGCTGCATCTCGCCCCCGGCGACATCGTCAAGAACCTGCTCGGCAACCGAGCATCCTCGCCCGAAGCGATCGCCGCCATCCGCGCGCAATACAACCTCGATCAACCGCTGTATATGCAGTACCTGATCTGGTTGGGCAACGCCCTCACCGGTGACTTCGGGCAGTCGATTCGCCTGCAAGATTCGGTCTCGAATGTGATCGGCTCGCGCCTCGGAATCACCGCCGCGCTCAGCGGACTCGCGTTTCTGCTCGCGCTCGTCGTGGCTGTTCCCCTTGGCGTTCAGAGCGCCGTTCGTTCGGGAAGCTGGATCGACCGCTTCGCTACTGGATTCGGCATCGTCGGTCTCAGTGCGCCCACCTTCGCCGTCGGCCTCCTCCTTCTCTACGTCTTCGCGTTCTACGTGCCGATCTTTCCGGTCTACGGAGCGGGCGATGGCGGCCTCGACACCCTCTGGCATCTCGTGCTGCCCGCCATTACTCTGGCGCTCGGGCTCGGCGCGATCATCCTCAAACTCACTCGCACGGCGATGCTGCGCGAACTCGAGACCGACTACGTGACCTTTGGTCGCGCGCGCGGCCTACCCGACCGCCAAGTGCATCTGATCGCTCTGCGCAACGCCGCCATTCCGATCGTCACCGGCGCCAGCCTTGTGCTGACCTTCCTCGTCGGCGGCACCGTGCTCGCCGAAACGACGTTCGCGCTGCCCGGCCTCGGCACCCTGCTGCAGGGCTCCGTGCTGTTCAAGGACATCGCGGTCGTGCAAGCGCTCACCCTGCTGGTCGCCGTGACGATTGCGATCATCGCGCTGCTGGCCGACCTCGCCTACATCTTCCTCGACCCCCGCATCCGCGCGAAGGAGAGTGCTCAGTGA
- a CDS encoding helix-turn-helix transcriptional regulator: MAPADENDVTGIHCRLDELLEQRGMTLTRLSEIVGVSVVNLSILKNDRARAIRFSTLFAVCEALECEVGDLLVTAER, encoded by the coding sequence ATGGCGCCGGCAGACGAGAACGACGTCACCGGCATCCACTGTCGGCTCGATGAACTGCTTGAGCAACGGGGGATGACGCTCACGCGGTTGAGCGAAATTGTGGGGGTGAGCGTCGTGAACCTGTCGATTCTCAAGAACGACCGGGCCCGCGCCATCCGCTTCTCAACGCTGTTTGCGGTGTGCGAAGCGCTTGAGTGCGAGGTCGGTGACCTTCTCGTGACCGCCGAACGCTAG
- a CDS encoding amino-acid N-acetyltransferase encodes MTSFSIRPARTHDVPAIQSLIEPLVNERILLGKDLVVFYEAVQEFRVAVAPDGSVIGCGALHVMWHDLAEVRTLAVASDWLGKGVGHALMDRIEADARTLGLDRLFCLTFETAFFERHGFEPVEEEIVDPTVFAQLALSPDEGVAEFLDLSRVKPNTLGNTRMLKRL; translated from the coding sequence GTGACCAGCTTCAGCATCCGCCCGGCACGAACGCACGACGTGCCGGCCATTCAGAGCCTCATCGAGCCTCTGGTAAACGAGCGCATCCTGCTCGGCAAAGACCTCGTCGTGTTTTATGAAGCGGTGCAAGAGTTTCGTGTTGCCGTCGCTCCCGACGGCTCTGTGATCGGATGCGGGGCCCTGCATGTGATGTGGCACGACCTGGCTGAGGTGCGCACCCTTGCTGTCGCCTCCGACTGGTTAGGCAAGGGCGTCGGGCATGCGCTCATGGATCGCATCGAGGCGGATGCGCGCACGCTGGGTCTCGACCGCCTATTTTGTCTTACCTTCGAGACGGCATTCTTTGAACGCCACGGCTTCGAGCCTGTCGAGGAAGAAATTGTCGATCCGACCGTTTTTGCCCAGTTAGCGCTCTCTCCCGACGAGGGTGTGGCCGAATTTCTGGATCTTTCCCGTGTAAAACCCAATACCCTCGGCAACACGCGCATGCTGAAGCGTCTTTAG